A section of the Mesobacillus jeotgali genome encodes:
- a CDS encoding LCP family protein produces the protein MTKKRGRKVRWGRLVGALLIVGIFIVGLFTIFQYIEGTYKAINQPFKKAEADSFQGVENNKEEVNVLLLGSDSRGEEGARTDSIMVAHYNPKTQKVKLISLMRDMYVTIPEHGQQKLNAAYSFGGPELLRETIKLNFGLDISHYAIVDFKGFVKAVDLLVPNGIEVDIPYEMSDGIGMTLEEGTQKLHGEELLGYVRFRQDRLSDFGRVQRQQEVVTKLKDEAISLNSVAKLPELIDLLGSYVDTDIDTSTLLTIGKDILTNETGEIQTLRVPEDGSFENEDYEGIGEVLEVDLEQNKEALKEFLEN, from the coding sequence ATGACAAAAAAGAGAGGCAGAAAAGTAAGATGGGGAAGATTGGTTGGCGCCTTGCTTATAGTCGGGATATTTATTGTTGGTCTTTTTACCATATTTCAGTACATAGAAGGAACATATAAAGCAATTAATCAACCATTTAAAAAAGCTGAAGCAGATTCGTTTCAGGGAGTGGAGAATAACAAAGAAGAAGTAAATGTGCTTTTACTGGGCAGTGACTCACGCGGAGAAGAAGGAGCACGGACTGATTCCATCATGGTTGCCCACTACAACCCAAAAACGCAAAAGGTAAAACTGATTTCTCTTATGCGTGATATGTATGTAACCATCCCTGAACACGGACAGCAAAAATTAAATGCTGCCTATTCCTTCGGAGGCCCCGAATTACTCAGGGAAACAATTAAATTGAATTTCGGTCTCGACATTTCCCATTATGCTATTGTCGATTTTAAAGGCTTCGTAAAAGCAGTCGACCTTTTAGTGCCAAACGGCATTGAAGTAGACATACCATATGAAATGTCCGATGGAATCGGAATGACATTGGAAGAAGGAACCCAAAAGCTGCATGGTGAAGAACTATTAGGCTATGTCCGCTTCCGCCAGGACAGATTGAGTGACTTCGGGCGAGTACAAAGGCAGCAAGAAGTCGTCACAAAACTAAAAGATGAAGCCATATCCCTGAACAGCGTGGCCAAGCTCCCCGAACTGATAGACCTTCTAGGGTCATATGTCGACACAGATATCGACACGTCCACACTCCTGACCATCGGAAAAGACATCCTGACGAATGAAACCGGTGAAATACAAACCCTCCGCGTTCCTGAGGATGGAAGCTTTGAGAATGAGGATTATGAAGGAATCGGTGAAGTATTGGAAGTGGATTTAGAACAGAATAAAGAGGCGTTGAAGGAGTTTTTGGAAAACTAG
- a CDS encoding DUF3891 family protein — MIIHEREKDFVMIAQHDHARVSEEAAENWQEDYFLGMDKKESVLLAVREHDRCWIEPDKEPLWNELTQQPYSFMDYPGGSKLAFYKQGIDDVVQMDPYAGLLCSLHYASFLENATSTIGKNFFNEEKQRQQELIKQLRIGYDRSLSFHLTLLKFCDNLSLYICLNEPGTPKGQEHYFYRKGSQQKFFFADETLIDAKWLNQQTVSLSISPFKKELKVQLPYKAVKKEQIKRTGLSAAYNESPLLLREVTFV, encoded by the coding sequence ATGATCATTCATGAACGGGAAAAAGATTTTGTTATGATTGCGCAACATGACCATGCTAGAGTATCAGAGGAAGCTGCAGAAAACTGGCAAGAAGATTATTTTCTTGGAATGGATAAGAAAGAGTCCGTGTTACTCGCAGTCCGTGAACATGATAGATGCTGGATTGAGCCGGACAAAGAACCTTTATGGAATGAACTAACTCAGCAGCCCTACTCATTTATGGATTATCCAGGCGGCTCAAAACTTGCTTTTTATAAACAAGGAATCGATGACGTTGTACAGATGGATCCCTACGCCGGCCTTTTGTGCAGCCTCCATTATGCCTCATTCCTTGAGAATGCAACCAGTACAATTGGAAAGAACTTTTTCAACGAGGAGAAACAAAGACAGCAGGAATTGATCAAGCAATTAAGGATTGGTTATGATAGGTCTCTTTCTTTCCATTTAACTCTGCTAAAATTTTGCGATAACCTTTCATTGTATATTTGCCTAAATGAACCTGGAACCCCAAAAGGACAAGAACACTATTTTTACCGGAAAGGCTCACAGCAGAAATTCTTTTTTGCCGATGAAACATTAATCGATGCCAAATGGCTAAACCAGCAAACCGTCTCCCTTTCGATCTCTCCTTTTAAAAAGGAACTAAAAGTCCAATTGCCGTATAAGGCAGTTAAAAAGGAACAGATAAAAAGAACAGGATTGTCTGCCGCCTACAATGAAAGTCCCCTTTTACTCAGGGAGGTTACTTTTGTTTAA
- a CDS encoding DUF3817 domain-containing protein — protein sequence MNETVINRFRLMGLIEGGSLLVLVFIAMPLKYWAGFPEAVRFVGSLHGLLFILYVFMIVYTTFKVRWSFLWIVSAFAAAFIPFGNIILDRFLQKTFK from the coding sequence ATGAATGAAACAGTTATTAACCGGTTTCGTTTGATGGGTTTGATTGAGGGCGGATCTTTATTGGTGCTCGTCTTTATCGCGATGCCGCTAAAATATTGGGCTGGTTTTCCTGAGGCTGTGCGCTTTGTCGGTTCGCTGCATGGATTGCTTTTTATTTTATATGTATTTATGATCGTTTACACTACTTTTAAGGTGAGATGGTCGTTTCTTTGGATAGTGAGTGCTTTTGCTGCCGCATTTATTCCTTTCGGCAATATCATTTTGGATCGCTTTTTACAAAAGACTTTCAAGTAA
- a CDS encoding DUF1450 domain-containing protein has product MNVLKKLFPKQKKVKIEFCQRNLEQFLKEENHAAYNEFLSRKNIIYKEFECQSRCKECRLSPYAVMNGEFVQAEDSAELLKKMAEYIE; this is encoded by the coding sequence ATGAATGTACTCAAGAAGCTTTTTCCCAAGCAAAAGAAAGTGAAAATAGAATTCTGCCAGCGGAATTTGGAGCAGTTTTTGAAGGAAGAGAATCATGCGGCATACAATGAATTTTTAAGCCGTAAAAATATAATATATAAGGAATTTGAATGCCAGAGCAGGTGCAAGGAATGCAGGCTGTCTCCGTATGCTGTCATGAACGGCGAATTTGTCCAGGCGGAGGATTCTGCTGAGTTGTTGAAGAAAATGGCTGAGTATATAGAGTAA
- a CDS encoding M20/M25/M40 family metallo-hydrolase, with product MKKPFWMSILLVFILLISTAGSASAYSPSLVHKDGALAYEHTKFLSEKIGSRVYGTEGEIKAKEYIADQFERMGYSSDEQEFSFTRRGKTYNSANVIAYKKGKSDKQIIVGAHYDSVAAGNGTDDNASGVGVMLEVAEVLKNVSTPYSIVFIAFGAEEGGLNGSNFYAKQMTAEEISNTVGMINLDSLAVGDKMYVHGSADDAGFIREQALNIAEKKKLDIGINPGLNADYPAGTTGDWSDHAPFNALGIPFAYFESTNWEIGELDGYEQTEEYGGVWHTKNDTLNFIETAYPGRIQERLSTYSQVLTEVLKFFEKTSTSK from the coding sequence ATGAAAAAACCTTTTTGGATGTCAATCCTGCTTGTATTTATTTTACTGATCTCGACAGCGGGGAGCGCATCTGCCTATTCTCCATCATTGGTACATAAGGATGGTGCTTTGGCTTATGAGCATACAAAATTTTTATCTGAAAAGATTGGCAGCCGTGTTTATGGTACAGAGGGAGAAATAAAAGCTAAAGAATATATCGCGGATCAATTTGAACGCATGGGCTACTCTTCTGATGAACAAGAATTTTCATTTACAAGAAGAGGAAAAACATACAATTCTGCTAACGTGATTGCATACAAAAAAGGTAAATCAGATAAACAAATCATTGTCGGTGCCCATTATGACTCCGTAGCTGCCGGAAACGGCACGGATGATAACGCTTCAGGTGTTGGTGTGATGCTGGAGGTCGCTGAGGTTCTGAAAAATGTTTCGACTCCTTACTCCATTGTTTTCATCGCATTTGGTGCTGAAGAAGGCGGTTTGAACGGATCCAATTTTTATGCAAAGCAAATGACTGCTGAAGAAATCAGCAATACAGTTGGAATGATCAACCTGGACAGCCTGGCTGTTGGCGACAAAATGTATGTCCATGGAAGTGCCGATGACGCAGGCTTCATCCGTGAACAGGCTCTGAATATCGCTGAAAAAAAGAAGCTAGATATCGGCATTAATCCTGGATTGAACGCAGATTATCCTGCTGGAACAACAGGAGATTGGAGCGACCATGCACCATTTAATGCTCTGGGTATCCCATTCGCTTACTTCGAATCAACCAACTGGGAAATTGGCGAATTGGACGGATATGAACAAACAGAAGAATATGGCGGTGTATGGCATACTAAAAACGACACACTGAATTTCATTGAGACCGCTTATCCTGGCCGTATTCAGGAGCGATTGAGCACTTATAGTCAAGTACTGACAGAAGTACTTAAGTTCTTCGAAAAAACAAGCACATCCAAGTAA
- a CDS encoding cell wall hydrolase, which translates to MKKILILVSLLTLVIGSYTVYAESTKTNQADTVKTKKVDVDTKESSVTDKRFIKEEEVKLLARLVHAEAKGEPYEGKVAVAEVVLNRVENEQFPDTVKEVIYQRNAFQPVQNGAINKPANEEAVKAVEDALENDNNMDYLYFYNPETATSQWIFTRDVVKTIGKHAFAI; encoded by the coding sequence ATGAAAAAAATCCTTATTTTAGTTTCGCTTCTAACATTAGTAATTGGATCATATACAGTTTATGCGGAATCCACGAAAACCAATCAGGCTGATACTGTCAAAACGAAAAAAGTGGATGTTGATACAAAAGAGTCTTCAGTTACCGATAAACGATTTATTAAGGAAGAAGAAGTAAAGCTTCTTGCTCGTCTCGTCCATGCAGAAGCCAAAGGTGAACCTTATGAAGGCAAGGTTGCTGTAGCAGAAGTTGTACTAAACCGAGTGGAGAATGAACAGTTTCCAGATACGGTTAAAGAAGTGATTTACCAAAGAAACGCCTTCCAGCCGGTCCAAAATGGCGCGATCAATAAACCGGCAAATGAGGAAGCGGTCAAAGCAGTCGAAGATGCACTTGAAAATGACAATAATATGGATTATCTCTACTTCTATAATCCGGAGACAGCGACAAGTCAGTGGATCTTCACTCGTGATGTCGTTAAAACTATTGGAAAACATGCCTTTGCCATCTAA
- a CDS encoding SGNH/GDSL hydrolase family protein, with protein sequence MKKKSVGLTLIFSVVSLILMLFGLGWTIQNQFFSEGATGAIEKAKPVEDKSSKKDGKVVVALGDSLTRGTGDDTGKGYIGYLIDELEDKSDEKIYVHNYGVKGYRSNQLLEQLKQGEVRRKIQNADYILITIGGNDLFQSGQTLDLDEKKISQAKEGYLKNLESLIKELRTLNDSAAIFHIGLYNPFIDLNDSALTTKIVRDWNYDTNALLDQKERAVYVPTFDLFQLSVNDYLYTDKFHPNAEGYRLIAERVASLITW encoded by the coding sequence TTGAAAAAGAAATCGGTTGGATTAACACTGATTTTTTCAGTGGTATCCTTAATATTGATGCTATTTGGTCTCGGATGGACCATCCAAAATCAATTTTTCAGCGAAGGAGCAACGGGGGCTATTGAAAAGGCAAAGCCCGTTGAGGATAAATCCTCGAAAAAGGACGGCAAGGTAGTAGTTGCGCTTGGTGATTCTTTGACCCGTGGTACGGGGGATGATACGGGGAAAGGGTATATTGGCTATTTAATTGATGAGCTTGAGGATAAATCAGATGAAAAAATCTATGTACATAATTATGGAGTCAAAGGTTACCGTTCAAATCAACTATTGGAACAGCTGAAACAGGGCGAAGTCAGGAGGAAAATTCAAAATGCAGATTATATCCTGATTACGATTGGCGGCAATGATCTGTTCCAGAGCGGCCAAACATTGGATTTGGATGAGAAGAAGATCTCCCAGGCAAAGGAAGGGTATTTAAAGAATCTTGAATCTCTCATAAAAGAATTGAGGACATTGAATGACTCGGCGGCGATTTTTCATATTGGCCTATATAATCCATTCATTGATTTAAATGACTCCGCGCTTACAACCAAAATCGTCCGCGATTGGAATTACGATACGAATGCCCTGCTCGACCAGAAGGAAAGAGCGGTTTATGTGCCGACGTTTGATTTGTTCCAGTTGAGTGTGAACGACTATCTATACACAGATAAATTCCATCCGAATGCAGAGGGTTACAGGCTTATTGCAGAACGGGTTGCTTCTTTGATTACATGGTAA
- a CDS encoding ABC transporter ATP-binding protein, translating to MSEVTLSVKGLRKTIGKKEIIKGIDFDLKKGEVFGFLGPNGAGKTTTIRMLVGLIKPSSGSIEIGGYNVRKDFTKAMAQMGCIVENPELYSYLTGWENLEHFARMIPEVDRSHMDYVVELVRLEGRIHDPVKTYSLGMRQRLGIAQALLGKPKVLILDEPTNGLDPMGIREMRNFIRYLAEEEGLTVLVSSHLLSEIQLMCDRVAIISKGSVIKVDYVENLLALQEKVIWQVQPRNTAKEVLSGVTTVMDGPENTLITPYIENETAEWNQMLVGKGVQVNAMNRKLPALEDLFLELTGGESID from the coding sequence ATGAGTGAAGTCACGCTCTCTGTAAAAGGGTTGAGGAAGACAATTGGAAAAAAAGAAATCATCAAAGGAATCGACTTTGATTTGAAAAAAGGAGAAGTGTTCGGATTTCTAGGGCCCAATGGTGCTGGCAAAACGACGACAATCCGTATGCTCGTTGGATTGATAAAGCCAAGTTCGGGATCAATTGAAATTGGCGGCTATAATGTGAGGAAGGATTTTACGAAAGCGATGGCACAGATGGGCTGTATCGTGGAAAATCCAGAACTGTACTCCTATTTGACAGGATGGGAGAATCTTGAGCATTTTGCGAGGATGATCCCTGAGGTGGACCGTTCCCATATGGATTACGTCGTTGAACTTGTACGTCTTGAGGGGCGGATTCATGATCCTGTCAAAACATATTCACTCGGGATGAGGCAGCGTTTGGGAATAGCACAGGCCTTGCTCGGAAAGCCAAAGGTGCTCATTCTGGATGAGCCAACGAACGGGCTCGATCCAATGGGGATCCGGGAGATGCGGAATTTTATCCGTTATCTCGCGGAAGAAGAAGGACTTACTGTTCTTGTATCAAGCCATTTATTAAGCGAAATCCAGCTGATGTGTGACCGTGTTGCGATTATCTCAAAAGGTTCTGTTATTAAAGTCGATTATGTAGAAAACCTTTTGGCTTTGCAGGAAAAAGTCATCTGGCAGGTTCAACCGCGTAATACGGCGAAAGAGGTATTGAGTGGAGTAACCACGGTCATGGATGGACCTGAGAATACGCTCATAACACCTTATATTGAAAACGAAACAGCTGAATGGAACCAAATGCTGGTGGGAAAAGGAGTTCAGGTGAACGCTATGAATAGGAAACTGCCAGCTCTTGAGGACCTTTTCCTTGAGTTGACTGGAGGTGAATCGATTGATTAA
- a CDS encoding ABC transporter permease — protein sequence MINLVRNEMLKIIRKKRILIVAGIIAVLVALFTYSQYREIERRLERFGDVDWRTTLQQQIIDTQNRITSSGISDEWKSELQLRIQQQQYYLDNNVNPMEPGAPSFARVFAEHSINLLLPLMIMVVAADIVSAERTAGTVKLLLTRPVKRWKILMSKYIALILSVSIIVVLFGLLSYLISGLIFGFKGWSAPVITGFSVEGNELNTNAVQMIPQWQYLLMEFSLVWFVALIVGTITFMLSVLIRNTPAGMGVMLAALISGAILSSMVSSWESAKYLFMINLNLTGYLSGQAPPIEGMTLGFSLVVLAVWGLAALFVSFAVFIRQDIY from the coding sequence TTGATTAACCTTGTCAGGAATGAAATGCTGAAAATCATCCGCAAAAAAAGAATCCTTATTGTGGCAGGAATCATCGCCGTGCTTGTCGCGCTTTTTACGTATTCCCAATACAGGGAAATTGAAAGAAGGCTTGAGCGGTTTGGGGATGTGGATTGGCGGACGACCCTGCAGCAGCAAATCATCGACACGCAAAACAGGATTACAAGCAGCGGGATATCTGATGAGTGGAAAAGCGAGCTGCAGCTGAGAATCCAGCAGCAACAATATTACCTCGATAACAATGTCAATCCGATGGAGCCTGGTGCGCCTAGCTTTGCACGGGTGTTTGCCGAGCATTCGATCAACCTTCTCCTGCCATTGATGATCATGGTCGTGGCAGCTGATATTGTGTCTGCTGAACGAACTGCAGGGACCGTAAAGCTCTTGCTGACAAGGCCGGTAAAGCGCTGGAAGATCCTGATGAGCAAATACATCGCTCTGATTTTGTCGGTTTCGATCATCGTCGTTCTGTTTGGACTGCTCTCCTATTTAATATCGGGGCTGATTTTTGGATTCAAAGGGTGGTCGGCTCCTGTGATTACCGGGTTCAGTGTCGAAGGGAATGAACTGAACACGAATGCAGTCCAAATGATACCACAGTGGCAATATCTGTTGATGGAATTCAGTCTAGTATGGTTTGTTGCGCTGATTGTCGGGACGATCACTTTCATGCTTTCCGTACTGATCCGGAACACGCCAGCAGGAATGGGCGTCATGCTCGCCGCATTGATTTCCGGAGCCATTCTCAGCAGTATGGTTTCTTCCTGGGAATCAGCAAAATACTTGTTCATGATTAACTTGAATCTGACAGGATACCTGTCCGGCCAGGCACCCCCTATAGAAGGAATGACCCTTGGTTTTTCACTCGTCGTGCTGGCGGTTTGGGGTTTGGCAGCTTTATTTGTTTCGTTTGCTGTCTTTATTAGACAGGATATATATTAA
- a CDS encoding Fe3+ hydroxamate ABC transporter substrate-binding protein encodes MFKITPYCSVCKKEIQPNEEIFVKMRYPETKGMTEIKAFIQYQGKIICEKCNEK; translated from the coding sequence ATGTTCAAAATCACGCCATACTGCTCGGTTTGCAAGAAAGAAATTCAACCGAATGAAGAGATTTTCGTTAAAATGAGGTATCCTGAAACGAAAGGCATGACAGAAATCAAGGCCTTTATACAGTATCAAGGTAAAATAATTTGCGAAAAATGCAATGAAAAATAG
- a CDS encoding LysM peptidoglycan-binding domain-containing protein: MKIHVVNSGDTLWRIAQDYQTTISQIILANEVDDPNVLVVGQSLVIPENNREYVVQQGDSLWAIASRYGVSLQDLASRNNITDPSLIFVGQMLQIPYFSYTIQPGETLWEIARKYGVTVSRISEINNISNPSLVYPGNVIRIPASAKPVIEVNAYITRMNEQGRQSILKHGPLFTYLAPFSYKVSEEGELLELQDTIVLQGAKRTNTSPLLTITNEADGSFNSDRAAAILRNSAVQDTLLTNVLAKMRNKGYTGLNIDFEYVYPEDRENYNNFLRKAASRMHSQGYTLSTALAPKQRGDQEGLLYEAHDYKAHGQITDFVIIMTYEWGWSGGRPWAIAPISEVRKVLDYAVTAIPREKILMGVPLYGRDWRIPWVQGTYARTVTPKGAVELAAQQRVNIKYNETYQSPFFRYTDETGQEHEVWYEDARSVQAKYDTVKKYGLRGVSFWVLGPSFPQNWPVLQNNFRVRKL; this comes from the coding sequence GTGAAAATACATGTCGTTAATTCGGGGGATACTCTGTGGAGAATTGCACAGGATTATCAAACAACGATCAGCCAAATTATTTTGGCTAATGAAGTCGATGACCCAAATGTATTAGTGGTTGGCCAATCTCTTGTGATACCGGAAAATAACCGGGAATATGTGGTCCAGCAGGGTGACAGCTTATGGGCGATTGCCTCCCGTTACGGAGTTTCTCTGCAGGACCTTGCAAGCCGCAATAATATCACAGACCCATCGTTGATTTTTGTTGGGCAGATGCTTCAGATACCCTATTTTTCTTATACCATCCAGCCTGGTGAAACACTATGGGAAATCGCAAGGAAATATGGCGTAACAGTTTCCCGGATATCAGAGATAAACAATATTTCTAATCCATCACTTGTATATCCAGGAAATGTGATAAGAATCCCAGCATCGGCAAAACCAGTAATTGAAGTCAATGCTTATATAACCCGCATGAATGAACAAGGACGTCAATCCATTTTAAAGCATGGCCCACTTTTTACCTATCTAGCTCCTTTTTCATATAAGGTAAGCGAAGAGGGTGAACTGCTAGAATTGCAGGATACGATTGTCCTTCAGGGCGCCAAAAGGACTAACACTTCCCCGCTGCTGACCATTACAAACGAAGCGGATGGCTCCTTCAACTCCGACAGAGCAGCAGCGATTCTGCGGAATTCAGCTGTCCAGGACACCCTTTTAACCAATGTCCTCGCTAAAATGAGGAATAAGGGTTACACCGGACTTAATATCGATTTTGAATATGTGTATCCTGAAGACCGGGAAAACTACAATAACTTCCTTCGTAAAGCGGCATCCAGAATGCATTCTCAAGGCTATACTCTTTCGACTGCCCTAGCTCCAAAACAAAGAGGCGACCAGGAAGGCCTGCTGTATGAAGCCCATGATTATAAAGCGCATGGGCAAATTACAGATTTCGTGATCATCATGACGTATGAATGGGGCTGGTCAGGCGGAAGACCATGGGCGATCGCCCCGATCAGTGAAGTAAGGAAAGTGTTAGATTATGCTGTAACAGCCATTCCCCGTGAAAAAATACTGATGGGAGTCCCTCTTTATGGCAGGGACTGGCGCATCCCATGGGTCCAGGGAACATACGCCCGGACAGTCACACCCAAAGGAGCAGTAGAGCTCGCCGCACAACAACGCGTCAATATCAAGTACAATGAAACTTATCAGTCCCCATTCTTCCGCTATACAGATGAAACCGGACAAGAGCATGAAGTCTGGTATGAAGATGCAAGAAGTGTTCAAGCCAAATACGATACAGTGAAAAAGTATGGTCTGAGAGGAGTAAGCTTCTGGGTGCTGGGGCCATCCTTCCCGCAGAATTGGCCAGTATTGCAGAATAACTTTAGGGTACGGAAGCTTTAA
- a CDS encoding YolD-like family protein — protein MRIRDRGKLKFMPAHFMPEHRALLLELDREELRKPRPLLDEYEIQELENRICYAMEYTYTVKISKWEDGFTYEETGQVHYLDPIRKEVRMVTADGCAVVIPFADIVAVVVKE, from the coding sequence ATGAGAATAAGAGACAGAGGAAAACTGAAGTTTATGCCGGCACACTTTATGCCAGAACATCGAGCATTACTGCTTGAGCTGGATCGAGAAGAATTACGGAAGCCCAGACCGCTGTTGGATGAATACGAAATCCAAGAGCTTGAAAACAGGATTTGCTACGCCATGGAATATACATATACAGTGAAGATTTCAAAGTGGGAAGATGGATTTACATATGAAGAAACAGGCCAAGTCCATTATCTGGACCCAATCAGGAAGGAGGTCCGGATGGTGACTGCCGATGGATGTGCTGTTGTTATTCCTTTTGCTGATATTGTTGCTGTAGTGGTGAAGGAGTAA
- the rpiA gene encoding ribose-5-phosphate isomerase RpiA yields MNEKRLVGEKAVEYVKNGMVVGLGTGSTVYYTIKKLGELVRAGMNIKGIPTSEQTAALAREEGITLTDFNEVESIDIAIDGADEVDADLNLIKGGGGALLREKIIANAASTFIVVADSSKNSVKLGTFPLPVEIVQFGFQMTTRKIIGLGCKPKLRLKDGTPVITDNGNYILDCEFKSIESPAVLEQKLNMIPGVVENGLFVNLAARVISINDGMVSERIR; encoded by the coding sequence ATGAATGAAAAACGATTGGTTGGCGAGAAAGCAGTCGAGTATGTAAAAAATGGGATGGTGGTAGGGCTCGGAACGGGTTCAACTGTTTATTATACCATAAAAAAACTTGGTGAATTAGTCAGGGCCGGGATGAATATCAAAGGCATTCCGACTTCCGAACAAACAGCTGCGCTGGCACGAGAAGAGGGGATCACTCTTACTGATTTCAATGAAGTGGAATCAATAGACATTGCGATTGATGGAGCAGATGAAGTGGATGCGGACTTGAATTTGATCAAAGGAGGCGGCGGAGCATTGTTAAGAGAGAAAATCATTGCCAATGCTGCATCAACTTTTATTGTTGTTGCCGACTCTTCGAAGAATTCGGTCAAGCTGGGGACATTTCCGCTACCCGTCGAGATTGTCCAGTTTGGATTTCAAATGACAACTAGAAAAATAATAGGACTAGGATGCAAACCTAAATTACGTTTAAAAGACGGGACACCAGTTATAACGGATAATGGAAATTATATTCTGGATTGTGAGTTCAAATCAATTGAGTCACCTGCTGTGTTAGAGCAAAAGCTGAATATGATTCCGGGTGTTGTGGAAAACGGGTTGTTTGTCAATTTGGCTGCCAGAGTGATATCGATAAATGATGGAATGGTAAGCGAAAGAATAAGGTAG
- a CDS encoding DUF421 domain-containing protein, translating to MDGMLGSVIRTAISFLLLIGFTYEFGKHVNSHKNHYNFALTITMGSLIANMGFNMRLKFSEMLLSFITLVVMYYIFLILAYRSRKIRGVIAGQPTILIEKGRIMEENMKKVKFSIDDLTQRLREIHVFNLSEVDYAMLEVSGNLSIIKKSPYQNPTRKDLNFPLVRQSLPIELIIDGTIIEKNAEEPFNMDWIKGECKKRNLQIEDVYYAVINSEGKLFIDKYKDI from the coding sequence ATGGATGGAATGCTTGGATCGGTTATCCGAACGGCTATTAGCTTTTTGCTGCTGATAGGCTTTACGTACGAATTTGGTAAGCATGTAAATTCCCATAAAAATCATTATAATTTTGCCCTAACGATTACAATGGGGTCCTTAATTGCCAATATGGGTTTTAATATGCGTTTGAAATTCAGTGAAATGCTCCTTTCCTTTATCACTTTGGTTGTCATGTATTATATCTTTCTGATACTGGCATACAGAAGCAGGAAAATACGGGGTGTGATAGCAGGACAGCCGACAATATTGATAGAGAAAGGGAGAATCATGGAAGAGAACATGAAAAAAGTCAAGTTTTCTATTGATGATTTAACACAGCGGCTGCGGGAAATTCATGTTTTCAACTTGTCAGAAGTAGATTATGCCATGCTGGAAGTAAGCGGGAATTTATCTATAATTAAAAAAAGTCCTTACCAGAATCCAACACGGAAGGATTTGAATTTTCCATTGGTAAGACAGTCACTGCCTATAGAACTAATAATAGATGGCACGATTATTGAGAAAAATGCCGAAGAGCCCTTTAATATGGACTGGATAAAGGGTGAATGCAAGAAACGAAATCTTCAAATTGAAGATGTATATTATGCTGTGATTAATAGTGAAGGCAAACTTTTTATAGACAAATACAAAGACATATAA